The DNA segment GCTTCGTGGTCAACGAGTTCGGCGGTTTCGAGGGGCTGCTGACCATGACGGATATCCTCGAATCCATCGCGGGCGAACTGCCCGACGCCAGCGAGGTGGACGGTCTGGACATCGAGCCCTGCGAAGGGGGCTGGACAGTCAGCGGTGCGGTGACCCTTAGCCTGCTCGGCGAGCGCCTGGGGTTCTCCGCCAGGCCCGGCGAGGACTACCAGACGCTGGCCGGCCTGACCATGAGCCTGCTGGACCGCCTGCCGGTGACTGGCGATGCCCTGGAAATCGAGGGCTGGCAGTTGCAGGTGATCGAGGTTACAGAGCGACGGGTGAACCGCTTGCTGCTCAAACCCATAGCCCAGGTGAGCTGATGGTCTGTGGGAGCGACTTCAGTCGCGAAATGAAGAAGGGCCGCGATGCGGCCCTTCTTGCTGGTGCCCGGCGCGATCGCGAATGAATTCGCTCCCACAACCAGGCGCCTCCGGCGCTTCTGGACTACTTGTCCCGCTGCGACTTCAGCAGGTCGCGGATTTCGCTCAGCAGCTCCTGGTCCTTGGTCGGCGCGGGTGGGGCTTCCGGGGCCGCAGCCTCTTCGCGCTTGAGCTTGTTGATCACCTTCACCCCCATGAAGATCGCGAAGGCCACGATCACGAAGTCCAGGATGGTCTGGATGAACTTGCCGTAGCTCAACACCACTGCCGGGATATCGCCCTCGGCTGCCTTGAGGGTGATGGCCAGGTCGGAGAAGTCCACCCCGCCGATCAGCAGGCCAATGGGCGGCATGATCACATCACCCACGAAGGACGAGACGATCTTGCCAAAAGCTGCACCGATGATGATGCCCACGGCCATGTCGACCACGTTGCCCTTGACGGCGAAGGCTTTGAATTCGTTGAGCAGACTCATGTTTCACTCCCTGAGGTTCTGGATTTAACGCTGAAGTGTAATTCAGACGGTCAAGGCTGCCAGCCAAGGCGACCTCCCTGTGCGGGCGCACATGCTAGCGCACTGGCGCGTGGATTCCGTCAGGCGGCGCTTTCGCGCGGCGGCCGCTGGTCTAGCCTGAGAGGGAGGCTGCAAGAGGAGGGTCGCTGCCATGCCACTAGAACATCACCCGCTCAACCGTGAATTTCCCGAGTTCAAGGACACGATGCGCTCGCTGATGCAGAGCGATGCGCACTTTGCCCGGTTGGCGGGGGAGTATCAGAACCTGGATTCGCGTATCTACGAAGTCGAGGACGGCAATCAGGCCCTCGACGACAACGCCTTGCATGGTTTGAAGGTGCAACGGGTCGCCCTGAAGGACGAAATCGCCCGGATGCTCAAGAGCGCCAGAGGCTGAAGGGCTTCTTGACCGGGGTCAACGGGCGCCGGGAGGCCACCGGATAGGCTGCGGCACTCATCATCTGGAGCCTGTCCCATGCCTGCCACTCTCAAACTGTCCGGCGCGGACCTCTCGTCCGCGTCGTCCCCTTCCCCTGACCGCCAGGAAGCCAACGAGCGCCTGGACCGCCTGCAACAGCAGTACGATCTGCTGCAACTCCGAATCCAGCGCGTGGAGGAAGGCAGCGAACCGGACGACGGTTCCAACCTGACCAGCCTGCGTATGCGCCTGGACGCCTTGCAGCAGGACCTGGAACGGCAGCGCCGGCGCGCCAGCGGCCAGTGCTGCAACTGTGGGGGCGGCTGCCGGGGCTGATCCGCTATCATGCGGCCTTTCGTTTTTTGACGGAGGCCGCTGATGGCCAAGGCCAAGCGCATGTATGGCTGCACCGAGTGCGGCGCCACCTTCCCCAAATGGGCTGGCCAGTGCGCCGATTGCGGTGCCTGGAACACCCTGGTGGAAACCGTGCTGGAGGGCGTCGCTGCCACATCAGGCGGACGCACCGGCTGGGCGGGCCAGCAGGCGCAGATAAAGACCCTGGCGGAAGTCAGCGTCGAGGAAATGCCGCGCTTCTCCACCAGCTCCCACGAACTGGACCGCGTCCTCGGCGGTGGCCTGGTGGATGGCTCGGTGGTCCTGATCGGCGGCGACCCCGGCATCGGCAAATCCACCATCCTCCTGCAGACCCTCTGCAACATCGCTGCACGCTTTCCCGCGCTCTACGTCACCGGTGAAGAATCCCAGCAGCAGGTCGCCATGCGTGCCCGCCGCCTGGGGCTGCCGGAAGACAAGCTCAAGGTCATGACAGAGACCTGTATCGAGAGCATCATCGCCACGGCACGGGTGGAGAAGCCCAAGGTGATGGTGATCGACTCCATCCAGACCATTTTCACCGAGCAACTCCAGTCCGCCCCTGGCGGCGTGGCCCAGGTTCGCGAAAGTGCGGCCTTGCTGGTGCGCTTTGCCAAGCAGAGCGGTACGGCGATCTTCCTGGTGGGCCACGTGACCAAGGAAGGTGCTCTGGCCGGTCCCCGCGTGCTGGAGCACATGGTGGATACGGTGCTGTATTTCGAAGGGGAGTCCGATGGCCGCCTGCGCCTCCTGCGTGCGGTGAAGAACCGCTTCGGCGCGGTTAACGAACTGGGTGTGTTCGGCATGACCGACAAGGGCCTGAAGGAGGTCTCCAATCCCTCGGCCATTTTCCTCACCCGCGCCCAGGAGTCCGTGCCCGGCAGTGTGGTGATGGCGACCTGGGAAGGTTCGCGGCCCATGCTGGTGGAGGTCCAGGCCCTGGTGGATACCAGCCACCTGGCCAACCCGCGCCGTGTGACCCTGGGCCTGGATCAGAACCGCCTGGCCATGCTGCTCGCCGTGCTGCACCGCCACGGCGGCATCCCCACCTACGACCAGGACGTGTTCCTAAACGTGGTGGGCGGGGTGAAGGTTCTTGAAACCGCCTCCGACCTGGCGCTGATCGCCGCCATCATCTCCAGTCTGCGCAATCGCCCCATGGCCCATGACGTTCTGGTGTTCGGTGAAGTGGGGCTGTCTGGCGAAGTGCGCCCTGTACCCAGCGGCCAGGAACGCCTCAAAGAAGCCGCCAAGCATGGCTTCAAACGCGCCATCGTGCCCAAGGGCAACGCCCCCAAGGAAGACCCGCCAGGCTTGAGCGTGGTCGCGGTGACGCGCCTGGAACAGGCGCTGGATGTGTTGTTCGAGTAGCGGGGAACCTGACTTTCGCGAATGAATTCGCTCCCACAGGGGCAGCGCGCAGCCCATCGCCGGCACGGATAGCCCCCTCTCCCGCTTGAGGGAGAGCGCTGGGGTGAGGGTGGGGGGCTATGCAGGGAGTCCAGAGGGTGGACCTTCGGTCCGCTTCAGCGATTGAAATCGCCCTCACAAATTCAGGACGAGGCTCCAGTGCTAAGGCTCGCCCAATGCCGTCAGTTCCCGCTCCAGCAGCTCCTCGCTGCCCAGGTTGAGCTCCACCAGGCGCCGCAAGTGGCTGATGGAGTCCAGGTCGATATGCCGGCAGATGAAACCGAGCTGGCCGTCTTCGGCACGGGTCAGTTCCACATCCATTTGCACCTGGATGCCGGCACCGAGGTCGATGCATACATTGAACGGTCGGGTTGGGTCGCCGTCCCAGTTTTCCGGACGGATCACCAGCAAACCCTTGAGGGAGATGTCGTGCAGCTCCGCCGTCCAGCGCTGGTTGCCCTGGGCGATTTCGGTGGCGGCGTCAAAGTTGATGCGGTGGAAGCGCCGACGTTCGCTGGCGGTTTCACTCATGTTCATGCTCCTGCGAGATTTCAACCACTATAGACAAGGCTGGCGGAGCATTCATTCGCCCCAGCGCCAGTGATCCACAGAACACCGTTGACCTTGCACGGCGCTTGCTGTGGGTCAATTGGTCGGCGCGGTCCAGCGGTTCTCCAATGCTTCACGGGCCAGGTGGCGGGTTTGACAGTTCCCCATCCGTCGCCAAAGCTGCTTAGGCGGTTTTTCTATAAATCCATGCGGAGCGCAAATAATGGATAAGCGACTGCTTAGCAAGGGGTTGATCGTGGGGTTGCTGGGCGCAGCCAGCCTGGCGGCGCAGGCCGATGAAGCCGGCGGCAAGGGCTGCGGCTGGGGCAACATGGTGTTCGAAGGCCAGCGTGGCCTGGCTCCCCACCTGCTGGCGACCACCACCAACGGCACTTCCGGAAACGCCACCTTCGGCCTGACTTCGGGTACCAACGGCTGCGATTCCAGTGTGCGTATCGGCTACGGCGGCCGCTCCTTGCTGGCCATGAACGGCATGCTGGACAACATTGCCGAGGACATGGCCCAGGGTAAGGGCGAGGCACTGGACGCCTATGCCACCCTGCTGGGTATCGAGCAGTCCGACCGCGCCCACTTCGCCCAGGTCACCCAGGCCAACTTCTCCAGCATTTTCTCCGGCGCGGACGTCACCGGGGAGCAAGTGCTTGCCGCGACCCTGGACGTGATGAGCCGCGACCAGCAACTGGCCCGCTACGCCAAGCTGCCGAGCTAAGTTCCGCACTGCATAAAAGAGCCGGGCAATGCCCGGCTTTTTTCTAGCCCCCGGTCGCGCAAAGGGGCATTCCAGACGTTGGTCGGCACGCCGATGCCTCCAGAGCGACTAAGCTTGTGCCGCAGCGTGTCTGTTCATCCATTCGGAGCTTCCTATGAACAATAAAAACAGCGTCCTGCGCCACCTGCCCTGGGTGGTGCTGGCTGTGGCCGGCGCCTGTGCCCTGGGTGTCGTCGCGTTGCGCCGCGGCGAAGCGATCAACGCCCTGTGGATTGTGGTTGCCGCCGTCGCCTTGTACCTGGTTGCCTTCCGCTATTACAGCCTGTTCATCGCCACCCGGGTGATGCAGCTCGACTCCACCCGTGCCACGCCGGCGGTGCTCCACAACGACGGTCTGGACTACGTTCCGACCAACAAGCACGTGCTGTTCGGGCACCACTTCGCGGCCATCGCCGGCGCCGGCCCGCTGGTGGGTCCAGTGCTCGCGGCGCAGATGGGCTACTTGCCCGGCACCCTCTGGCTGATCGCCGGGGTGGTCCTGGCCGGCGCAGTGCAGGACTTCATGGTGCTGTTCATTTCCAGCCGCCGTAATGGCCGTTCCCTGGGCGAGCTGGTGCGCGAGGAAATGGGCGAGGTGGCCGGCACCATCGCGCTGTTCGGCGCCTTCCTGATCATGGTCATCATCCTCGCGGTGCTCTCGCTGATCGTGGTGAAGGCCTTGGCCGAAAGCCCGTGGGGTATGTTCACCGTGATGGCGACCATCCCCATCGCGATGTTGATGGGCATCTACATGCGCTACATCCGCCCGGGCCGCATCGGCGAGATATCGGTGGTGGGCGTGGCGCTGCTGCTCGCCTCCATCTGGCTCGGCGGCCAGGTGGCCGCCGATCCGGTCTGGGGCCCGGCCTTCACCTTCACCGGCGTGCAGATCACCTGGATGCTGATCGGCTATGGTTTCGTTGCCGCCGTGCTGCCGGTCTGGCTGATCCTGGCTCCGCGCGACTACCTGTCGACCTTCCTCAAGATCGGCACCATCGTCGCCCTGGCCATCGGCATCCTGATCACCATGCCGGAGCTGAAGATGCCGGCGCTGACCCAGTTCGTCGACGGCACCGGACCGGTGTGGAAGGGCACGCTGTTCCCCTTCCTGTTCATCACCATCGCCTGCGGCGCGGTGTCCGGCTTCCATGCGCTGATCTCCTCGGGCACCACGCCCAAGATGCTGGCCAGCGAGTCCCATGCCCGCTACATCGGCTACGGCGGCATGCTGATGGAGTCCTTCGTCGCCATCATGGCCATGGTGGCCGCCTCGGTGATCGAGCCGGGTGTGTACTTCGCCATGAACAGCCCGCCGGCGGTGGTGGGGGCGGATGTCACCAGCGTCGCTGCGGCCGTCAGCAGCTGGGGCTTCGCCATCACGCCCGAGCAGTTGGAAGCGACCGCCAGGGACATCGGCGAGCACAGCATCCTGGCCCGTGCCGGTGGTGCGCCGACCCTGGCGGTGGGTATCGCGCAGATCCTCCACCAGGTGCTGCCGGGTGAG comes from the Pseudomonas sp. TCU-HL1 genome and includes:
- the mscL gene encoding large-conductance mechanosensitive channel protein MscL; the protein is MSLLNEFKAFAVKGNVVDMAVGIIIGAAFGKIVSSFVGDVIMPPIGLLIGGVDFSDLAITLKAAEGDIPAVVLSYGKFIQTILDFVIVAFAIFMGVKVINKLKREEAAAPEAPPAPTKDQELLSEIRDLLKSQRDK
- a CDS encoding YdcH family protein, coding for MPLEHHPLNREFPEFKDTMRSLMQSDAHFARLAGEYQNLDSRIYEVEDGNQALDDNALHGLKVQRVALKDEIARMLKSARG
- the radA gene encoding DNA repair protein RadA produces the protein MAKAKRMYGCTECGATFPKWAGQCADCGAWNTLVETVLEGVAATSGGRTGWAGQQAQIKTLAEVSVEEMPRFSTSSHELDRVLGGGLVDGSVVLIGGDPGIGKSTILLQTLCNIAARFPALYVTGEESQQQVAMRARRLGLPEDKLKVMTETCIESIIATARVEKPKVMVIDSIQTIFTEQLQSAPGGVAQVRESAALLVRFAKQSGTAIFLVGHVTKEGALAGPRVLEHMVDTVLYFEGESDGRLRLLRAVKNRFGAVNELGVFGMTDKGLKEVSNPSAIFLTRAQESVPGSVVMATWEGSRPMLVEVQALVDTSHLANPRRVTLGLDQNRLAMLLAVLHRHGGIPTYDQDVFLNVVGGVKVLETASDLALIAAIISSLRNRPMAHDVLVFGEVGLSGEVRPVPSGQERLKEAAKHGFKRAIVPKGNAPKEDPPGLSVVAVTRLEQALDVLFE
- a CDS encoding PilZ domain-containing protein encodes the protein MSETASERRRFHRINFDAATEIAQGNQRWTAELHDISLKGLLVIRPENWDGDPTRPFNVCIDLGAGIQVQMDVELTRAEDGQLGFICRHIDLDSISHLRRLVELNLGSEELLERELTALGEP
- a CDS encoding DUF3015 domain-containing protein, translating into MDKRLLSKGLIVGLLGAASLAAQADEAGGKGCGWGNMVFEGQRGLAPHLLATTTNGTSGNATFGLTSGTNGCDSSVRIGYGGRSLLAMNGMLDNIAEDMAQGKGEALDAYATLLGIEQSDRAHFAQVTQANFSSIFSGADVTGEQVLAATLDVMSRDQQLARYAKLPS
- a CDS encoding carbon starvation CstA family protein — its product is MNNKNSVLRHLPWVVLAVAGACALGVVALRRGEAINALWIVVAAVALYLVAFRYYSLFIATRVMQLDSTRATPAVLHNDGLDYVPTNKHVLFGHHFAAIAGAGPLVGPVLAAQMGYLPGTLWLIAGVVLAGAVQDFMVLFISSRRNGRSLGELVREEMGEVAGTIALFGAFLIMVIILAVLSLIVVKALAESPWGMFTVMATIPIAMLMGIYMRYIRPGRIGEISVVGVALLLASIWLGGQVAADPVWGPAFTFTGVQITWMLIGYGFVAAVLPVWLILAPRDYLSTFLKIGTIVALAIGILITMPELKMPALTQFVDGTGPVWKGTLFPFLFITIACGAVSGFHALISSGTTPKMLASESHARYIGYGGMLMESFVAIMAMVAASVIEPGVYFAMNSPPAVVGADVTSVAAAVSSWGFAITPEQLEATARDIGEHSILARAGGAPTLAVGIAQILHQVLPGENTMAFWYHFAILFEALFILTAVDAGTRAGRFMLQDLLGEFVPALSNTESWTANVIATAGCVAMWGWLLYQGVIDPLGGINTLWPLFGISNQMLAGIALMLGCVVLIKMKRQRYVWVTLIPAIWLLICTTTAGLIKLLDPNPAVGFLALAKKYSDALDAGQVLAPAKDIGQMQHVIFNAYTNATLTVLFLFVVLSILFYAIKVGRNAWMKPERTDKEAPFQPIPDA